A single genomic interval of Candidatus Bipolaricaulis anaerobius harbors:
- a CDS encoding class II glutamine amidotransferase, with the protein MCRLVGALAGTPFPLRRYLLEDHGLLALSLRGAKAPHRDGVGWAYRDARGRMRLHRWGGGALAGNDGLPGDPSPETTLLIAHARKASPEYRAMRGAIHAHPLVRDGVFLAHNGTVRDTSSLGDGSGTDSQRILDWLAGAWHPRTPDRLVEALRELLGFIHDYTALNLLLTDGSSLYAFCCHTRDPDYYTLHRRGGDGAVVVASEPVDGRAGWEPMPNGTLLAVGPDGEARAYDVGRGGAPGLG; encoded by the coding sequence ATGTGCCGGCTCGTCGGGGCCCTCGCCGGAACACCGTTCCCCCTCCGCCGGTACCTCCTGGAGGATCATGGGCTCCTCGCGCTCAGCCTCCGCGGGGCGAAGGCCCCCCACCGCGATGGCGTGGGGTGGGCCTACCGCGACGCACGGGGTCGGATGAGGCTCCACCGCTGGGGCGGGGGGGCTCTCGCTGGGAACGACGGGCTCCCCGGGGATCCGTCCCCGGAGACGACGCTCCTCATCGCCCACGCCCGCAAGGCCTCGCCCGAGTACCGGGCGATGCGGGGGGCGATCCACGCCCACCCCCTCGTTCGGGACGGGGTGTTCCTCGCCCACAACGGGACCGTGCGGGACACATCATCCCTCGGGGACGGGAGCGGGACGGACTCCCAGCGAATCCTGGACTGGCTCGCAGGGGCGTGGCACCCGCGGACCCCGGACCGGCTGGTCGAGGCACTGCGGGAGCTCCTCGGGTTCATCCACGACTACACCGCCCTCAACCTCCTCCTCACCGACGGCTCCTCCCTCTACGCGTTCTGTTGCCACACCCGGGATCCAGACTACTACACCCTCCATCGGCGCGGGGGGGACGGGGCCGTGGTCGTGGCGTCCGAACCCGTGGACGGCCGGGCGGGATGGGAACCCATGCCGAACGGGACCCTCCTCGCTGTGGGCCCTGATGGGGAAGCGAGGGCGTACGATGTGGGTCGCGGAGGTGCTCCGGGGCTGGGCTAG
- a CDS encoding flavodoxin family protein, producing the protein MKVLGIVGSMRNEGNTGQLVEAVLSAVKEAKPRMRTQTVHLSELEIGPCQGCYEVCAKTPYKCVVKDDFPGLIQKMEEADGLVIGSPLYFPVPSRLVAVCERLVCLAYFHDLRHHKGAHLLEDKPCALVAATGGTDPWDVFQYLFQFAVSLRMTPLTVKRYPYYGVAGRGDLAQDEERPLEGAQELGRLLAEEVEG; encoded by the coding sequence ATGAAGGTGCTCGGCATCGTCGGCTCGATGCGCAACGAGGGGAACACGGGCCAGCTGGTGGAGGCGGTCCTGAGCGCCGTCAAGGAAGCGAAGCCCCGGATGCGGACGCAGACCGTGCACCTGTCCGAGCTCGAGATCGGGCCCTGCCAGGGCTGCTACGAGGTCTGCGCCAAGACGCCCTACAAGTGCGTGGTCAAGGATGACTTCCCGGGCCTCATCCAGAAGATGGAGGAGGCAGACGGCCTCGTGATCGGGTCCCCGCTCTACTTCCCCGTCCCATCGCGGCTGGTGGCGGTGTGCGAGCGGTTGGTGTGCCTGGCCTACTTTCACGACCTGCGCCACCACAAGGGAGCCCACCTGCTCGAGGACAAGCCGTGCGCCCTCGTGGCCGCGACCGGGGGCACGGATCCGTGGGACGTCTTCCAGTACCTGTTCCAGTTCGCCGTGTCCCTGCGCATGACCCCGCTCACCGTGAAGCGCTACCCGTACTACGGCGTGGCGGGTCGGGGGGACCTCGCCCAGGACGAGGAGAGGCCCCTCGAGGGGGCGCAGGAGCTGGGCCGGCTCCTCGCCGAAGAGGTCGAGGGGTAG
- the polX gene encoding DNA polymerase/3'-5' exonuclease PolX, with the protein MKNALVAKILYEVADLLELEGVPFKPRAYRRAARAIEDCPTPIEDLAAEGRLTEIAGVGEAIAQKVAEIVATGKLAYHEELKAKLPVELRALTQVEGIGPKTARLLYEELGIRNLADLERAAAEGRIRSVKGLGEKTEQKIRRGLAETRGAEKRLLLGRAWPLARHLVEQLMATGLYRHVEPAGSLRRGKETVGDLDLLAVSDRPDEAMRAFCSLPDVAEVLAQGPKRSSIRLSDGFQVDLRLVPANAFGAALQYFTGSKEHNIRLRERAAARGWKLSEYGLTSADGEVLAGEDEAGIYRALGLAYIPPELREDRGEIAASEAGTLPELVDARRVRCDLHVHTDSSDGEATLLAMARAAAERGLRAIAITDHLRFAQAIPGLSADDLRRQIEEVRRRNETAGLTLLTGVEANIARDGTVDVPRDLLKDLDLVIASVHTHLRLGRKEMTDRLLRAVEDEGVDILGHPTGRLIGERPPCEADWDEVFRRAAKTGTALEVNAHPQRLDLGAELIRRAIGFGARLAIGTDAHDVGHLDFLEFGVITARRGWATAEHILNTLPVEDLLAARKRGR; encoded by the coding sequence ATGAAGAACGCGCTCGTGGCGAAGATCCTGTACGAGGTGGCGGACCTCCTCGAGCTGGAGGGCGTCCCGTTCAAGCCCCGGGCCTACCGAAGGGCGGCGCGGGCGATCGAGGACTGTCCGACGCCGATCGAGGACCTCGCGGCGGAGGGGCGGCTCACCGAGATCGCCGGGGTCGGGGAGGCGATCGCGCAGAAGGTGGCGGAGATCGTGGCCACGGGGAAGCTCGCCTACCACGAGGAGCTGAAGGCGAAGCTCCCCGTGGAGCTGCGCGCGTTGACCCAGGTCGAGGGGATCGGGCCGAAGACGGCCCGCCTCCTCTATGAGGAGCTCGGGATCCGGAACCTGGCCGACCTCGAACGGGCCGCCGCGGAGGGGCGGATCCGCAGCGTGAAGGGCCTCGGGGAGAAGACGGAACAGAAGATCAGGCGAGGGCTGGCCGAGACGCGGGGGGCGGAGAAGCGGCTCCTCCTCGGCCGGGCGTGGCCCCTCGCCCGCCACCTCGTGGAGCAGCTCATGGCGACCGGGCTCTACCGGCACGTGGAGCCCGCGGGCTCGCTGCGGCGGGGAAAGGAAACGGTGGGCGACCTCGACCTCCTCGCCGTGTCCGACCGCCCGGACGAGGCGATGCGCGCGTTCTGCTCCCTCCCCGACGTGGCGGAGGTCCTCGCCCAGGGGCCAAAGAGGTCCTCGATCCGCCTCAGCGACGGGTTCCAGGTGGACCTGCGCCTCGTCCCCGCGAATGCGTTCGGCGCAGCGCTCCAGTACTTCACCGGCTCGAAAGAGCACAACATCCGCCTCCGCGAGCGGGCGGCGGCTCGGGGGTGGAAGCTCTCCGAGTACGGGCTCACCTCCGCGGACGGGGAGGTCCTCGCCGGAGAGGACGAGGCGGGGATCTACCGGGCGCTCGGCCTCGCCTACATCCCGCCCGAGCTGCGCGAGGACCGGGGCGAGATCGCTGCTTCCGAGGCGGGCACCCTCCCCGAGCTCGTGGACGCGCGCCGGGTCCGGTGCGACCTCCACGTGCACACCGATTCCTCGGACGGGGAGGCGACCCTCCTGGCAATGGCCCGCGCCGCCGCGGAGCGCGGGCTCCGGGCGATCGCGATCACGGACCACCTCCGGTTCGCCCAGGCCATCCCCGGGCTATCCGCCGACGACCTCCGCCGCCAGATCGAGGAGGTGCGCCGCCGGAACGAGACAGCTGGCCTGACGCTCCTCACGGGCGTCGAGGCGAACATCGCCCGCGACGGGACGGTGGATGTCCCCCGCGACCTCCTGAAGGACCTCGACCTCGTCATCGCCTCCGTGCACACCCACCTCCGGCTGGGGAGGAAGGAGATGACGGACCGCCTCCTGCGGGCGGTGGAGGACGAGGGGGTGGACATCCTCGGCCATCCCACCGGCCGCCTGATCGGGGAGCGCCCCCCCTGCGAGGCGGACTGGGACGAGGTGTTCCGCCGGGCAGCGAAGACGGGGACCGCGCTCGAGGTGAACGCCCATCCCCAGCGGCTCGACCTCGGGGCGGAGCTCATCCGGCGGGCAATCGGGTTCGGGGCCCGGCTCGCGATCGGGACCGATGCCCACGATGTTGGCCACCTCGACTTCCTCGAGTTCGGGGTCATCACCGCCCGTCGCGGCTGGGCGACGGCGGAACATATCTTGAACACGCTTCCCGTGGAGGACCTCCTCGCCGCCCGCAAGCGCGGACGGTGA
- a CDS encoding DUF6485 family protein has product MTRWGDAMSTCPKLDDNLARCPCTWPTCPRKGNCCACLAYHLSQGELPACCFPPEVERTYDRSFRRFTELHQ; this is encoded by the coding sequence ATGACCCGGTGGGGAGACGCGATGTCGACCTGTCCGAAGCTCGACGATAACCTGGCCCGCTGCCCGTGCACCTGGCCCACGTGCCCACGCAAGGGGAACTGCTGCGCCTGCCTCGCCTACCACCTCAGCCAGGGCGAGCTCCCGGCATGCTGTTTCCCCCCGGAGGTGGAGCGGACCTACGACCGTTCGTTCCGCCGCTTCACGGAGCTCCACCAATGA
- a CDS encoding alkaline phosphatase family protein, with the protein MSNRQQILKRILDDTGGHRPHYERYSLLAVPATIEALFGLPTTGPSLKAELGLPPSEVVMSVIVDGLGYHSLEALREKGVVDLGPTLAGGHYLPLTSVFPSTTTAALSSLSTGLSPIGHGVLGYKLFRSEVGSVVDMIRLTTPGGRDNALEKLGIPPERVLQASTVYQRLAAAGVATTLFLPKYLVDSGLSRALYQGVEHTVPYLTSSDLLMHIAHAGRGPKPALLSVYWPSTDSLGHVYGPTTQAFELEVAHVFRILGQACAMLPRGTTVLVTADHGFHEADPAADMVSCPAHPALRDGLLLPPVGDPRASYLFVRRGHEEEVQAFFSHSFPDEFAVLAVEEALARQLWGLDEPTPSVRALLGDLLVLSQKRKFLLWPTEEFKLRGLHGALTPGELYVPLLAKVV; encoded by the coding sequence ATGAGCAACCGGCAACAGATACTGAAACGCATCCTGGACGATACAGGCGGCCACCGCCCCCACTACGAACGGTACTCCCTCCTCGCCGTCCCGGCGACGATCGAGGCCCTGTTCGGACTCCCCACCACGGGGCCCTCCCTCAAGGCCGAGCTGGGCCTCCCCCCGTCCGAGGTGGTGATGAGCGTGATTGTGGATGGGCTCGGCTACCACAGTCTGGAGGCACTGCGCGAGAAGGGGGTGGTGGATCTCGGCCCGACCCTCGCCGGTGGTCACTACCTCCCCCTCACGTCGGTGTTCCCCTCCACGACCACCGCAGCCCTCTCCTCCCTCTCCACGGGCTTGAGCCCGATCGGCCACGGGGTGCTGGGGTACAAGCTGTTCCGGTCCGAGGTGGGGTCGGTGGTGGATATGATCCGCCTCACCACCCCCGGCGGCCGCGACAACGCGCTGGAGAAGCTGGGCATTCCTCCCGAGCGCGTGCTGCAGGCGAGCACCGTGTACCAGCGACTGGCCGCGGCGGGGGTGGCGACGACCCTCTTCCTCCCCAAGTACCTCGTGGATTCGGGCCTGTCCCGCGCCCTGTACCAGGGGGTGGAGCACACGGTGCCCTACCTCACCTCGTCCGACCTCCTCATGCACATCGCCCACGCGGGGCGGGGCCCGAAGCCGGCTCTCCTCAGCGTGTACTGGCCATCCACGGACAGCCTTGGCCACGTGTACGGTCCCACCACCCAGGCCTTCGAGCTGGAGGTGGCCCACGTGTTCCGCATCCTGGGCCAGGCGTGCGCGATGCTGCCCCGGGGGACGACCGTCCTCGTTACCGCCGATCACGGGTTCCACGAGGCGGATCCCGCTGCCGACATGGTCTCCTGCCCCGCTCATCCCGCGCTGCGGGATGGGCTCCTCCTCCCCCCGGTCGGGGATCCCCGCGCCTCGTACCTATTTGTACGGCGCGGGCACGAGGAGGAGGTGCAGGCGTTCTTCTCTCACTCGTTCCCCGACGAGTTCGCCGTCCTCGCGGTCGAGGAGGCGTTGGCCCGCCAGCTGTGGGGGCTCGACGAACCCACCCCGTCTGTGCGGGCCCTCCTCGGCGACCTCCTCGTCCTGTCGCAGAAGCGCAAGTTCCTCCTCTGGCCGACGGAGGAGTTCAAGCTGAGGGGGCTCCACGGGGCCCTCACCCCGGGCGAGCTGTACGTGCCGCTCCTGGCCAAAGTGGTGTGA
- a CDS encoding cupin domain-containing protein has protein sequence MASVKRIADIKVRDMSNGAEIVGVQKRVLIGPADRAPTFAVRQFTLGPGGHTAAHSHPFEHGVIVLRGTGTVLTPTGPVEIGEGSVVFVPPGEHHQFRNTGPGSLEFLCVIPVEHET, from the coding sequence GTGGCGAGCGTGAAGAGGATCGCCGACATCAAGGTGCGGGATATGTCGAATGGGGCGGAGATCGTGGGCGTCCAGAAGCGGGTCCTGATCGGTCCGGCCGATCGGGCGCCGACGTTCGCGGTGCGCCAGTTCACCCTTGGCCCCGGCGGCCACACCGCGGCCCACAGCCATCCGTTTGAGCACGGGGTGATCGTCCTCCGCGGGACGGGGACCGTCCTCACCCCCACCGGCCCGGTCGAGATCGGGGAGGGGAGCGTGGTGTTCGTCCCCCCCGGGGAGCACCACCAGTTCCGGAATACCGGCCCCGGATCGCTAGAGTTCCTGTGCGTCATCCCCGTCGAGCACGAGACGTGA
- the mnmA gene encoding tRNA 2-thiouridine(34) synthase MnmA, producing the protein MAQRVLVGLSGGVDSTIAAHLLREAGYEVHGLTLWLWDPAGRRENPCCSVDTASLAARELGIPHEVVEVGAEFRRLVVEPALAAYQSGLTPNPCAVCNREVRFSLLVREAEARGIAFVATGHHARIRHAADGAHLWRGADPAKDQSYFLYRVRRSELARALFPVGERTKSEVKALAEALGLTAARLRESQDLCFAPGGIPSLIADSPPGPILDLSGRVVGEHRGLPHYTVGQRRGLGLSSPEPRYVVALDGRTNAVIVGPESALYADELVATDLSWIAGAPPGAQFRAEVQIRYRSPATPAEVAIGGEEARVRFAHPVRAITPGQAAVFYRGEEVLGGGIIASPC; encoded by the coding sequence ATGGCGCAGCGGGTGTTGGTGGGGCTATCGGGGGGAGTGGACTCCACGATCGCTGCCCACCTCCTCCGTGAGGCGGGCTACGAGGTCCACGGCCTGACCCTGTGGCTCTGGGATCCCGCCGGTCGACGGGAGAACCCCTGCTGTTCGGTGGATACGGCTTCCCTCGCCGCCCGTGAGCTGGGGATCCCCCATGAGGTGGTCGAGGTCGGGGCGGAATTCCGCCGGCTCGTCGTGGAGCCCGCGCTCGCAGCCTACCAGAGCGGCCTCACCCCCAACCCGTGTGCGGTCTGCAACCGCGAGGTGCGGTTCTCCCTCCTCGTTCGGGAGGCGGAGGCGCGCGGGATCGCGTTCGTCGCCACCGGGCACCACGCCCGGATCCGCCACGCCGCGGACGGGGCCCACCTCTGGCGCGGTGCCGACCCCGCCAAGGACCAGTCCTATTTCCTCTACCGCGTCCGCCGCTCCGAGCTCGCGCGCGCTCTGTTCCCGGTGGGCGAGCGGACGAAGTCCGAGGTCAAGGCCCTGGCGGAAGCCCTCGGCCTGACGGCGGCCCGGCTCCGGGAGAGTCAGGACCTGTGCTTCGCCCCGGGGGGCATCCCGTCCCTCATCGCGGATTCCCCGCCCGGCCCGATCCTCGACCTCTCCGGGCGGGTGGTGGGGGAGCACCGGGGGCTCCCCCACTACACCGTGGGCCAGCGGCGCGGCCTTGGCCTGTCCTCCCCGGAGCCCCGGTACGTGGTGGCCCTCGACGGGAGGACGAACGCGGTGATCGTGGGACCGGAAAGCGCCCTGTACGCCGATGAGCTTGTGGCCACGGATCTCTCCTGGATCGCGGGGGCACCGCCGGGAGCGCAGTTCAGAGCGGAAGTCCAGATCCGGTACCGCAGCCCGGCTACCCCGGCCGAGGTCGCGATCGGGGGGGAGGAGGCCCGCGTCCGGTTCGCGCATCCGGTGCGGGCGATCACCCCGGGCCAGGCGGCCGTGTTCTACCGCGGGGAGGAGGTGTTGGGCGGGGGGATCATCGCCTCCCCCTGCTAG
- a CDS encoding ABC transporter permease — translation MRGRAWRAFRRNRLALGGAGLVGAFTLIALLSPWIVPHDPTRGDLSRRLQPPAVSAEGDWIYPLGTDNLGRDLLSRIIAGSRVSISLGLLVIVVCTVVGVSLGLISGYVGGWVDTVIQRTVDVLLAFPYLILAIALMALFGPGFLNMVIALAFKEWTTSCRIVRSEVLTMKEAAFVEAARAIGATPTRILFRHLLPNVIPSAIVIGTLRVGWVVLMEAALSFLGLGIQPPQASWGTIIADGRQYLYAARGWWISTFPGIAIFLFVLGMNLFGEGLRDALDPRLAGVPLPE, via the coding sequence GTGAGGGGCCGGGCGTGGCGCGCGTTCCGGCGTAACCGCCTCGCCCTCGGAGGGGCGGGGCTGGTGGGGGCGTTCACCCTCATCGCCCTCCTCTCCCCGTGGATCGTCCCCCACGATCCGACCCGCGGGGACCTCTCCCGGCGCCTCCAGCCGCCCGCCGTGTCCGCCGAGGGGGACTGGATCTACCCGCTGGGGACGGACAACTTGGGGCGAGACCTCCTGAGCCGGATCATCGCGGGGTCGCGCGTCTCGATCTCCCTTGGGCTGCTCGTGATCGTCGTCTGCACCGTGGTCGGGGTCAGCCTCGGCCTCATCTCCGGCTACGTGGGGGGATGGGTGGACACGGTGATCCAGCGCACGGTGGATGTCCTGCTGGCATTCCCGTACCTGATCCTGGCGATCGCGCTCATGGCCCTGTTCGGCCCAGGTTTTCTGAACATGGTGATCGCGCTGGCGTTCAAGGAATGGACCACCTCGTGCCGGATCGTGCGCAGCGAGGTCCTGACCATGAAGGAGGCGGCGTTCGTCGAGGCGGCCCGCGCCATCGGCGCTACGCCGACCCGGATCCTGTTCCGCCATCTCCTCCCCAACGTGATCCCGTCCGCGATCGTCATCGGAACCCTCCGCGTGGGGTGGGTGGTGCTCATGGAGGCCGCGCTGTCCTTCCTCGGATTGGGGATTCAGCCCCCCCAGGCGAGCTGGGGGACGATCATCGCCGACGGCCGGCAGTACCTGTACGCGGCACGGGGATGGTGGATCTCCACCTTCCCCGGGATCGCGATCTTCCTGTTCGTGCTGGGGATGAACCTGTTCGGGGAGGGGCTGCGGGACGCCCTCGATCCACGCCTCGCCGGGGTCCCCCTTCCCGAATGA
- the nikB gene encoding nickel ABC transporter permease, producing the protein MSGYILRRLGQAVPVLLGVTFVVFLLMYLTPGDPVQLFMGQAGIVSQEEIERVRHEFGLDRPFVEQYGLFLGGILRGNLGQSIIYRRPVATLIGERLPATIELTLFASLIALLVAIPAGVVAAVRRNTWLDAIGTTVSLLGVSLPGFWLGLILIFVFSVMLKVLPVAGRASYGTGLHWQTGFLLLDAMLQGNWPAFVDILRHLVMPALALSAGMMAMTMRLTRSSLLETIHQDYVRTAQAKGLPQRWVILRHALRNALLPVVTAITLNVGALLGGNMVVETVFSWPGLGRLVVEAVESRDYPLIRGCVLVYAVTYVFLNLIADLSYARLDPRVAAGGGKR; encoded by the coding sequence GTGTCCGGCTATATCCTGCGACGGCTGGGGCAAGCGGTCCCCGTGCTCCTCGGGGTGACGTTCGTGGTGTTCCTCCTCATGTACCTCACCCCGGGAGATCCGGTGCAGCTATTCATGGGTCAGGCGGGGATCGTGTCCCAGGAGGAGATCGAGCGTGTCCGCCACGAGTTCGGCCTGGATCGCCCGTTTGTTGAGCAGTACGGGCTGTTCCTCGGGGGAATCCTGCGCGGGAACCTCGGTCAGTCCATCATCTACCGCCGCCCGGTGGCGACCCTGATCGGGGAACGGCTCCCGGCCACGATCGAGTTGACGCTGTTCGCATCGCTCATCGCCCTCCTCGTGGCGATCCCGGCGGGGGTGGTCGCCGCCGTGCGGCGCAACACGTGGCTCGATGCGATCGGGACGACGGTCTCCCTCCTCGGGGTGTCCCTGCCCGGCTTCTGGCTGGGCCTCATCCTCATCTTCGTGTTCTCGGTGATGCTCAAGGTGCTCCCCGTGGCGGGGCGGGCATCCTATGGCACCGGCCTCCACTGGCAGACAGGTTTCCTTCTCCTGGACGCGATGTTGCAGGGCAACTGGCCCGCGTTCGTGGACATCCTGCGGCACCTGGTGATGCCCGCCCTCGCCCTATCGGCGGGGATGATGGCGATGACGATGCGCCTCACCCGGTCGAGCTTGCTTGAAACGATCCATCAGGACTATGTACGCACGGCGCAGGCCAAGGGCCTGCCCCAACGATGGGTCATCCTCCGCCACGCCCTCCGCAACGCCCTGCTCCCGGTGGTGACCGCGATCACCCTCAACGTGGGGGCACTGCTGGGCGGGAACATGGTGGTGGAAACCGTGTTCAGTTGGCCAGGCCTGGGGCGGCTGGTGGTGGAAGCGGTGGAGAGCCGCGACTATCCCCTCATCCGCGGTTGTGTCCTCGTGTACGCGGTGACCTACGTCTTCCTCAATCTCATCGCCGACCTTTCCTACGCCCGGCTCGATCCGCGCGTCGCGGCGGGAGGAGGGAAGAGGTGA
- a CDS encoding ABC transporter substrate-binding protein, which produces MKRNLIVHLLLFAITLAVSVLGSGQAIKTLVVGIEADAMTMDPGNFRHRETETILRNMFDGLVTRTPEGRIVPELAVSWERLSDREWVFHLRDGVTWHDGTPFTAEDVVFTVERTVKEGRIGGLTSPRKSLLDPVTDAVAISPLTVKLITSVPFAALPSFLPHTLIVPKHYVQAVGDAEFGERPIGTGPFRFVRWDRGQQVVMERHDGYYGGPPDLPPVGPAKLDQVIFRVLPETSTRIAALRAGEIHIATRIPVDLIATVDADPNLAVMSVRGTRSTFLEVNVNMAPFDDVRVRRAINYAIDVDTIIEFILDGLATPIPTIMSPDSPFYAPIPPYGYDPAKAKALLARAGYENGFSVTIDTQAHFQDVALVIAEMLRDVGIDAKVQVWEWGVLQAELLAGTRMMHLGDWGNSTLEPNDIMIPKLVTGERGNFSGYSSRVLEALIDLAERVTVDPEVRRVAYHIAQQVIYDDAPMAFLWVAQESYGVNARVVGWKPSPDSRINLHDVDLIL; this is translated from the coding sequence ATGAAGAGGAACCTAATTGTGCATCTTCTGCTGTTTGCAATCACACTCGCGGTCTCCGTACTCGGCTCAGGCCAGGCCATCAAGACGCTGGTCGTGGGGATCGAGGCCGACGCGATGACGATGGACCCCGGCAACTTCCGCCACCGGGAGACGGAGACGATCCTCCGCAACATGTTCGACGGTCTGGTGACACGGACGCCGGAGGGCCGGATCGTGCCAGAGCTCGCTGTGTCCTGGGAACGCCTCTCGGACCGGGAATGGGTGTTCCACCTGCGGGACGGGGTAACGTGGCACGACGGGACGCCGTTCACGGCCGAGGATGTGGTGTTCACGGTCGAGCGCACGGTCAAGGAGGGGAGGATCGGCGGGCTGACCTCACCCCGCAAGAGCCTCCTCGACCCCGTGACGGATGCCGTGGCCATCTCCCCGCTCACCGTCAAGCTCATCACCTCGGTCCCGTTCGCCGCGCTCCCGTCGTTCCTTCCCCACACCCTGATCGTCCCCAAGCACTACGTGCAGGCGGTCGGCGACGCCGAGTTCGGGGAACGGCCGATCGGCACTGGGCCGTTCCGGTTCGTGCGCTGGGATCGGGGACAGCAGGTGGTGATGGAGCGCCACGATGGGTACTACGGCGGCCCCCCCGACCTGCCACCGGTCGGACCGGCGAAGCTGGACCAGGTCATCTTCCGGGTCCTCCCTGAGACCTCGACCCGCATTGCCGCGCTCCGCGCCGGCGAAATCCACATCGCGACCCGGATCCCGGTTGACCTGATTGCAACGGTAGACGCCGATCCCAACCTCGCCGTGATGAGCGTACGCGGGACCCGCAGCACGTTCCTCGAGGTGAACGTCAACATGGCTCCGTTCGATGACGTCCGCGTGCGGCGGGCGATCAACTATGCGATTGACGTGGACACGATCATCGAGTTCATCCTCGATGGATTGGCCACGCCCATCCCCACGATCATGTCCCCCGACTCCCCGTTCTACGCCCCCATCCCCCCCTATGGGTACGACCCGGCGAAGGCAAAGGCCCTCCTCGCTCGCGCTGGCTACGAGAACGGGTTCAGCGTGACGATCGATACACAGGCCCATTTCCAGGATGTGGCCCTCGTCATCGCCGAGATGCTGCGCGACGTGGGGATCGACGCCAAGGTTCAGGTGTGGGAGTGGGGCGTCCTCCAGGCGGAGCTCCTCGCCGGGACGCGGATGATGCACCTCGGGGATTGGGGGAACTCAACCCTCGAGCCGAACGACATCATGATCCCCAAGCTCGTGACCGGGGAGCGCGGGAACTTCAGTGGGTACTCGAGCCGCGTGCTGGAAGCCTTGATCGACCTCGCGGAGCGGGTGACGGTGGACCCGGAGGTCCGTCGGGTGGCCTACCACATCGCGCAACAGGTGATCTACGACGATGCTCCGATGGCGTTCCTGTGGGTCGCGCAGGAGTCGTACGGGGTGAACGCGCGGGTGGTCGGGTGGAAGCCGAGTCCGGATAGCCGGATCAACCTCCACGACGTGGATCTGATCCTGTAG
- a CDS encoding DUF3467 domain-containing protein: protein MATEREMQVGAEMDTRKGVYANLAVISHQPDEFFLDFLLVDPQAQTPERGQAILVSRVILSPRHMKRLHEAIGENIEKYEKNLGKIVIPPKLA, encoded by the coding sequence ATGGCTACAGAACGGGAAATGCAGGTCGGCGCAGAAATGGATACGCGAAAAGGCGTGTACGCGAACCTGGCGGTGATCTCGCACCAGCCGGACGAGTTCTTCCTCGACTTCCTCCTCGTGGATCCCCAGGCCCAGACCCCGGAGCGGGGGCAGGCGATCCTCGTGTCGCGGGTCATCCTCTCCCCCCGCCACATGAAACGGCTCCACGAGGCGATCGGGGAGAACATCGAGAAGTACGAGAAGAACCTGGGGAAGATCGTCATCCCACCGAAGCTCGCCTGA